From the Pongo pygmaeus isolate AG05252 chromosome X, NHGRI_mPonPyg2-v2.0_pri, whole genome shotgun sequence genome, one window contains:
- the ZNF275 gene encoding zinc finger protein 275 — protein sequence MMSHPCVSLLGVPVLNPALVPHLAQGQVLLVSDPLPNTDPAKYSESTSATRHQMKGEDAQPQEMASTSSPRASGPSPEFRQHGDSDGKRGSPQNLPIEHHFACKECGDTFRLKVLLVQHQRVHSEEKGWECGDCGKVFRGVAEFNEHRKSHVAAEPRPGPSRALENAAEKREQMEREAKPFECEECGKRFKKNAGLSQHLRVHSREKPFDCEECGRSFKVNTHLFRHQKLHTSEKPFACKACSRDFLDRQELLKHQRMHTGHLPFDCDDCGKSFRGVNGLAEHQRIHSGAKPYGCPHCGKLFRRSSELTKHRRIHTGEKPYACGQCGKAFRQSSSLLEHARIHSGERPYACGECGKAFRGPSDLIKHRRIHSGLKPYECDKCGKAFRRSSGLSRHRRIHSGARRCECSQCGRVFKRRSALQKHQPTHHE from the exons GTGTTCCTGTTTTGAATCCTGCCTTGGTCCCTCACCTGGCACAAGGACAAGTGCTATTGGTATCAGACCCATTGCCCAACACTGACCCCGCTAAGTACTCTG AAAGCACCTCCGCGACCCGACACCAGATGAAGGGGGAAGACGCCCAGCCACAGGAGATGGCATCCACAAGCTCCCCAAGGGCCAGTGGTCCCAGTCCTGAATTCAGACAGCACGGGGACTCTGACGGGAAGAGAGGGAGCCCACAGAATCTGCCCATAGAACATCATTTTGCTTGTAAAGAGTGTGGGGACACCTTTCGGCTTAAAGTCCTGCTTGTCCAGCACCAGAGAGTCCACAGTGAGGAGAAGGGCTGGGAATGTGGCGACTGTGGGAAGGTCTTTAGGGGGGTGGCGGAGTTTAATGAGCACAGGAAAAGCCACGTAGCTGCGGAGCCCCGGCCCGGCCCCAGTAGGGCCCTGGAGAACGCCGCAGAGAAGAGGGAGCAGATGGAGAGGGAGGCGAAGCCCTTCGAGTGCGAGGAGTGCGGAAAACGGTTTAAGAAGAATGCAGGCCTGAGTCAGCATCTGAGGGTCCACAGCAGAGAGAAGCCCTTTGATTGCGAGGAGTGCGGGCGGTCCTTCAAAGTCAACACCCACCTCTTCCGACATCAGAAACTTCACACTTCGGAAAAGCCTTTCGCCTGCAAGGCGTGCAGCAGGGATTTCCTGGATCGCCAGGAGCTTCTCAAGCACCAGCGCATGCACACTGGCCACCTGCCCTTCGACTGCGACGACTGCGGCAAGTCCTTCCGAGGGGTCAACGGGCTGGCCGAGCACCAGCGCATCCACAGTGGGGCCAAGCCATATGGGTGTCCCCACTGCGGCAAGCTCTTCCGAAGGAGCTCGGAGCTTACCAAGCACCGGCGGATCCACACGGGCGAGAAGCCCTACGCCTGCGGCCAATGCGGCAAGGCCTTCCGCCAGAGCTCCAGCCTCCTGGAGCACGCACGCATCCACAGTGGCGAGCGGCCCTACGCGTGCGGCGAGTGCGGCAAGGCCTTCCGCGGGCCCTCTGACCTCATCAAGCACCGGCGCATCCACAGCGGACTGAAACCCTATGAGTGCGACAAATGCGGCAAGGCCTTCCGCCGGAGCTCCGGCCTCAGTCGCCACCGGCGGATCCACAGCGGGGCGCGGCGCTGCGAATGCAGCCAGTGTGGCCGCGTGTTCAAGAGGCGCTCCGCACTGCAGAAGCATCAGCCAACCCACCACGAGTAG